TTACGGACAGTTCattacttctctttcttcttttttgtgattaattcatctttcttcttctgtttttatttttattccaaATTTCTTCAGTTCCTACATTCATCTTcttttgtaaataaaaaacAGATTTCTTCtatgattttctttcttctatttttattcatcttcttcttctttatttctttcttcatcttctctttttttacgGCTTCTCCATCAAAATATCTAGATCGTTTgaatatcactttgatatggTCTAAACGATCGTTCTAACATTTTTTCCATCATAAAAAGTACTACAAGACCGTGTATAATTTCTCTCATTTCTTGTAgacaatcgtgtatcatgatcgCTTAGAAGAATTACACCAAACATTTTCCCCATCATTAAAGAGAGCTACACGATtatgtatcatttcctacacgatcacATATCGTAAacgtttagaaaaaaaattacaagtGCACGTGTGACTggaacattttttatattttctattatggACATATAAACTATTTCTATTTTCgaatttgttttataaaatgtaaatattttgttggtttgttatattttttaaaaaactcttTCAAACTATGTATATTTTCAAATGTGTTTAGTAATGATATAGCATTAGATCATGCTAGAAatctatataacataaataaattagtattaaaaaaaactttggATTGATTAATATGAATAGGCAATCCTTcttacaaatactttatttgaTCTACTGAAGTAATGAATATAAGTATTTGCGTTAACAATTCTACATCAAGTTCCCATCAATACTTTCATGACAACTAAATTGATAAGTTGTTGGGAACAATTCGTATTCCTCTCCTCTTAAAAGTGCAACTTGCAAATTAACTTCAAACAAGAATGTTATTCCGGTGTCGATCACCACACAATTGCAAGATCTTTCTTACTGTTCGAAATCTTTTGCACCAACAGAAAATTTGGCAATGAAAAAACCGATTGTGTCGAGCGGCGAGGACGGATCAAACCTTTGAACAAGGTGTTCTTCACCAGGTCTTAACCATTCTCTgcgaaaacaaaaaaagtacaaaaatgTCATATACAACTCTTGAAAGCACTAAAAATAATTCATCTTCTCTCACCCGTTATCCATCCTCTTCTCTGCACGTCTATATCTTTACAAATTACAACTCACTTTGTCTTTCAACTCCTAAACACATATATTCTCTAATTCCTCTCTTCTTCTATCACTAGTGTCATAACACAGTATGTATTCCTTCCAATTATTTTTTGAAACGTCATTACATAATACAATACATGTTTTCATACAATTCTTGAATGTTTCTTTTATAACAAACACTATATGGAATGGAAGTAGTACAAAAATACTGTCTTAATTCAACAACCATTGTTCTTAAAAGTTGTCTTCTTTATTGTACTTTGAGCATGAAGGAGAGAGAGAAGACTGGGATATGAATCATCATATGATAGAATTGAAGAATGAGCTTATCTGAAAGAAACGCAAATGAGCTGCTTCACCACCACAACCATGGGATATGTGTTGCACATGCCACGCCATGAGCACGGCCAAGGCCAACAGAAGCATACGTTTTCCTTCCGTGTAGAGTTTGCTTATCTATATAAGCacgttttctttcttttctttcattttttaaagTAAACTTGTTGTTCCTTCAACCAATCttaattaactaacttaatattatgcttcttatcttttcttttaagaTTTTCAAGTCTAGattctcaatttattttttttagacaaGCACAAGCTGATAAAATCCAGCTCCTTAATAGGCAAAGTTTCCATTTTGAGTCTTTTTTATGAATAGCTATGTGCATTCACATAACTggataaatatttttgttagtGTCAGCTCTTTTGGTTTAAGTTGAATCCATTAATGTTAAATTTAGGTATTTTACTATCAAGTTTGGACACTTCCACACTTTTATCTACTTGACATTGTGACTAGATTAAGGTATTTTACTGTATTAAATGCGGTAAAAGGAAATAGACACCGAGTTACGTGGAAACCTGAGTATCGAGAAAAAAAACCACGATCTGACtttcttatttttgtttcttatgAACGAAAGATACAAAGGGAAAAAAAGACAACAACCTTAGGataaaaaagggaaagaaaattaGGGAAAAAATTTTTGTTGGACCAAGCCTACTAATACTAACATACTGATTAGAGTTGGCATTTTATATGCCTTGAGCTTTATTgaatttttagatgatttatagGTTGTTTCAAGAACTCTTTAGTTCTAAATTGGTTTTCATTTCACTACTTATTCAAATTTAGATTAGATtacccaattaattaaaatttagataaaTTAACTAACCAAACTGCTTAGAGGgatgaaaacaaaattttcactaaCTAAAATTTAGATAAATAAACTAATCAAACTGCTTAAAGGgatgaaaacaaaattttcactaaCATATATGAACATTTTCACGAGGGGGAGGGGGTGTTGAGTCGAAGCACTTACTCCACGAAATGATCAGCAAACTCAAAATGGCCAACAAGCCCAGGTCCCCCGATTCTTGGATGCTGAAATACCACAAAGTTGCATGTTCGAATGTGAATCACATAAATTACATTGTCCAAAGAGGAGGTGAATACAGAAAGAACAGCCAAGCTCTGGTGCCAAGGTCAATGGAAGTAAAAACAGGAAGGTAGCAAGAATCATGGTACAATCTAACCTGCGGTGCCAAAGTCAAGAACTTATACTTGTCCAAAGCATAACGAACCAAAGCTTCATTCTCACCGGGGTTTATTGTACAGCTGACagtaaaaaatattaaaaaaaaacaagccaaataaatataatgacACGAGTAATTTTAGTCCAAAAGGGGATGTGTATACTAGACGCAGCAAATTTTGGAGACAAAAGCCTCACAAGGATTGATAGTGGGGTGGACCATAAGAATAATGTAATGAGCGAGATTCAGTGATCATCAAAACAGTTGCAGTCTAATTACAAGGGGGAACATATTTGGAATAATTTATTTCCCAAACTTGGTCAGCATCTTTAATTCCATCCTAAAAGATCCTGTGGTTTCTCTTCCTCCCCCTTTATTATCTCTTAAGATATAGCCATGACAGCAGAATCTTGAAGGATGTTCTTGTTTAAGGAGAGGCAACAATATTAGTTCAAAAGCAGACATTTTATCCACACTGTACAAATTCACGGTCTACatgaaatatgaagaaataatACAATGTTGCATACTCACGTTGAATACACAATTACTCCGCCTGGACGAACTAATTGGACAGCCTGATCAAACATGCGCCTCTGATACTTTGCATGGTTCCTCAACGACGCAATTGTTTCCTGGCAAACTAATATATTATTATCCTCAAGTTTCCACCCGCTTGGACTTTAGATAAACCAATGACATATTCAACAAGCATCTACATAATTTGGAAACAAATTAGGCATAACAAAACTGTTTCTCAACCTAACATTATATTAATAAACACACATTCAAAGAAAATTGAAGTGATTCTACCTCCCCAGCAAATAGTCGAGGTCTTAAACCAAGGGCCGAACAAGGAGCATCAAGAAGGACTCTGTCAAAGCTGTTGGGGGCAAAACCTCTTGAGTTTTCAGCTCTACCGCCCATGCATTGATTTCTTCCTGGACCATTCCGTGGTCTCCAACCATTCTTCTTTTGTTTGGCTTTATTAAACAAAGTTCACCATTCAGTTTCTCGTGGttgataaaatattttagaaactGAATTTGCAAATACAGATAGCGAAACACATATATGATGATGCAGTCAATGAAGTAAAACTGGAAGTAACGAAACGAGAAAATAAAAGCAATCCTGTATTCAGATCCCaataatacaaaatttaaaatcgAACCGtatttcaatttcaaaagaGAGACTAAACTTTACAATATCAACAACCTTTCAGGAGTGTAACTGCAGAACTGTCCCAAAAAGGAAGGGATCGATGCTAGTTTGTTTTTAAAGAATAAGTTGCAAAGAATTCAAAAGCTAATATAATTGTACACAAAAGACAAATCAAAATACACATCTTTACAAATTTAGATGAACGAGGACTTTCTGTAAGCAATCATCGAACTAAAAATGTATCAATCATAACACTGGCACATGTGGAAGATGAATTCTAGAAGTTAACTTTATTCCTTGGACCCTTACTTCAAACTCCTATGTCGTTAGAACTAGACATCATTCCACAAGCTAGGATTTTATGTATAAATAACTAATATTTCTTCCTATGTGAAATAGATCAAAAGGGCAGGGGAGGAATAAAAATAAAGACAACCTACCATTCTGCATTTTAGTCTTGTCAACTTCCGATACTTCAGTAACTGAAGATGGTTCTACATTGTTGAGATTCATTGAATTGGAGACATTGTTCACAACACCATCATTGGCATCAATGCAAACTGAAGAAGTGCCCTTGCAGGAATCACCGTTTCGATTGACAGATTTAAGAGCATCAAGCTTATAGGTTACGATACAGCTCAACCCCATTTCTGCAGCCAATTTTTGAATATCCATCACCTGAACATGAGTTTGATGGAGGGTTAATAAAGAAAGCAGACCGTAGCAAAAGCTACACTTGTGAAAAATAGCTCCACAGTTTAAATATGACATGAGAAATGGATGGGAAAAGAAAACCTCTTTGCCATATCTCCATTTATAAACGTAACATTGTACCTTATTGTGAGACCTATCAGCGGCAATGACCTCCCCTTCATCCTTCATAAGGATTGCAATTGCTGTTGTTTTCCCTCCAGGTGCCGCACACATGTCTAATATGCGTTCACCTTTTTGTGGATCTAATTTGAGAAATAGGAAAAAGACGTCCATTTAGAGAGATATTGAATCATGCCTAGATAGAAAAAGGAGaaatacaaaacaaaacaagGATAAATGTGCACAGAATATAAAGAAACGGCAGAAACAGACTGAGTAGGATGCAGGGGAAAAGAACTGTCTGGGAAAACATATATCAATTGTCAAAGAAAAAGTATTATAAGTTTAAATCAGTAAATCCTATCAACGAGAAACACAGCTCAAGTACTAGCCAAGTAATAGCCTGAATGAAAGGTAAACCAAAAGGATAGGAAATTCGTTAGTGAAACAGAAACTTTGGAGTCGCTGAAACAACAGTAAGTCTGTCAAAAATACCTAAAGCATGAGCAGTGACAATGCTTGGCAGGTTTTGAAGAAAGATCTCTCCCTCAAGCACATCTGTAAGACAAAATattaaatctaaaaacaaaTAGGTTTATGTAAGACAGTCACAATTGTATGTACGATAAATGCTAATATTTAATTCATCCTACAGACAACTAACCTACCAAGTAATCTAGACTCCAAACAGAACCAACAACTAAATAATACATCCATGGAACAAGAACTGCAAAATAATCTAAAAGGTTCCAAGCATTTACATATGCAACAATGAGTTGCCAAAATGTCCAAAACAAAACCACCATGCAAATTCTTGATCTTCAACTTCTTACGCAAAATTATATGAAGAGAATAATACAAAACCATAGTTCCAAAGCTATGACTGAAATGCTAGCATTGCTCTGTATgtgattatttgtaaaatactTTAAAATCTTCACAGCAGATTCCTTTTTACTAACATTTAAGAAGTTCTATGGAGTAATCATATTTCACGAGAGAAGGGGTATGACTAGTCAAATACTGTGATTTCCAAGGATGAAACTGAAACGTCAACCATATCTctttgctattactcaaacaaaaCGGCATGGAAATAACATCAGTTGAGCCACGATAGTGCAGTATCCAATTCCATAGAAGACATTCATATGATATTTGGAAAAATGGGTACAAaaagcaaaataaaaatatcaccAGTAAACGTGTGAATAATGCAACACTGTCAGTTACATAGGAACCTTATGTATTTATGCATTTAAGATTTTGGGAATATAAACTTAAGTGTTGCTTctgttctctttttttttcctcctctctctctctctctctctctctctctctctctctctctctctctctctctcttaggaattattattattattatttgatgaattgtttattattaatattaatatacatAATACACACACAGAGGtcatataaagaaaaaaaagtaccATAAAAGGATGGTAGTTTAAATACTCTATTATTCATGTCCACAGCAATTCCTCCTGAAACACGAAAAATCCCGGCCCTTGACATTGCTGTTGTTCCTTGACCAATATATAATCCATTCCTTTCAGAATGATAAGGATCTGCAGTAAGAAGTATGgcattaattatttattataatgtGACCTAtagatataaattatatatatatgtgcgCGTGTGTGTAAAACAAAACCGGAAGTtatttagtctttttttttctttttttgatgaaaacaactttcattgagtaAAGATGAAAGATTACAAAAGCTAACAAAACATCCTCTGTAGACCTCCCACTAAAGGAAGGGATTCCAACTAAGAGAGATGTTTCTTAATAGAAAAACTTCGAAAGTAAAGCCCAAAAGGAGACATGAAATCTCAACAAGGACCACGCCTCACAAGGGCCCCTTTCCTAACCTTTAAAAACTCTCTCATTCCTCTACCCCAAAATATCCCACATAATTGCACATACCCCAGCAAGCCACAGAAAATGACCTTTCTCTCTAAAAGGTGGATGGAGAAGGAACTCCTCGCCCATGCCTTGAATGTCTCTCTAACCAGCAATGCTAACACCGAATTCCTAAGAAAGAACTCTACACCGTCCTCATATACAGCCAGTCCCAAAAAGATGATTCATGTCCTCTTCTGCATTCAAACACAGAATGTAACAAAATGGACCCACAAGCATACTTCTTCTCCGAACTAGTCTATCACAAGTGTTCACACAAACAAGCAATACTTGCCAAGCAAAGAACCTAACTTTCTTAGGGATCTTAATCCTCCAAATAATATCAAACACAAACAACCCAAGAGTGAAGGATCTAATAACAATCTAAAGAAGGATTTACAAAAAAACTGAAAACCATTCCATAGGATTTGGATTCCAAATGCGAACATCCTCTCTCTCCTCCCTAAAAGAGTACCCACTACCTCCCAACTTACCAAATGAGAGCCCTTTCCTTCATCCACACCTTCCCTAAGAAATTCCCTCGTGAATTTTTCTAAACATTTACAAATTGCACTAGGAGCTTGGTAGAGGGAAAAATAATAAACAGGGATACCAATGAGAACCGATCTGATCGGACTTAACCTACCCACTTTGGAGAAAAAACTTTTCTTCCACTTGGCTAGCCTCTTTCTAATCTTCTCGTAACTTAGCTCTTGACTTGCCTCCCAAAGGAATGTTTCTATTCTCGTAACTTAGCTCTTCAACATAACAATTATCCTGAAGAAATGTTTCTATTCTAAGTAGTGAACTTCAACAAGTTGACAAAACTAATTATGTCTTCCAAACAAATGGAAAATGGCGAGGACTAAAGTGATCACATAAAATGGTCTCCCATTCATTTAGGTAAAATAGATTATTTCTAACTGCACACATTTTCTATAGTTAATAGAATGATGAAGCACTTCCTACCAGTCGGTAAGCCCTGCACAACAGTCCCTCGAGTAATACCAAGACTCCATCCACCATCAAGTCCAGGCTGCTCCACAGCAACTGAAACAGCAACTGCATCCCCTTTCTCAACATGAGCACTGCAAGCCATGACACCGGGAACATAAACCTAAAGGAAGCTAAATTAGAAAACAGTTCGTGATAAGTGTATAACCAAGATCAGAGAAAGTAACGAATTGCTTGTCTTATACCACGACAAAATGTAGTGCAagatacaaaaaaaaagaataacaaGATAATAGAAAGCAATCACATTGTGGGTGATGACATTAAAAAGAGAAGTGTAAATGTACTCTATAAAAGAATGCCAACCAATCAGCTAACCTGAGCTCCTCGAAGAACTGCCTCGGCACATTTTCGACTCACAATCACTTCTTTTGGAGGTCTGCCATTTGCATAACCATAATCAATTGTGTGTGGTCCCGAACCCCTTACAAATACAACATAGTCTAACCCAGGTACCTGACACCTTGAGATGGATGGATGTTGAAACTTTTCAGTAACTGATTTTTTCTCATCTTCAATCTTTATTGAGGCCCTCTGACTGTCACTTTGCATAAGATCAATACCATTGGCATCAACATCACCACCCACTAATGTTTTGTCTTCAGAATTCGGACGATCCATCTCTTTAACAATTGTTGACAACTTCTCGATAACAGTATCAGTTGTGGACTTGAGTGTATTTACACGTATACATGAGTAACACGACGGACGCCTGACCATTGGATAAGTTAAAAACTATTAGAGTATATCCCGACTATGTATAACATTAGTAAAACAAAGATAAGACAATGAGAAATACTTTTTAACAGTATATGAACCAGAGTCAATACTCAATAGCATATGTTTTTAGCACggccaaaaaaagaaaaaaacacaatATATTATTCCACCTTTTAATGGATGATACCATTAGATAGCAAGCGATGGTGGTGCAAAACGGCTGTGTAAAGTACCAAAGCAACTTAGGAACAGTGACCACCAAAATAAACTCTCCAACTGTTTAACTAATGGGCACGTGTTGGGTTGGaccttttattttcttagaTATGACCGGTAAACTAGATGCCCATTATTAATATTCATAACCAATATATTTCTTTCTGGCGGAATCCCGGGTTCACCAGGCACGCTACGGAAAATGGTATGCTTTCACATCATTGAAAGAGTACGAAAGAACAtgataatttgaaaaaaaaagatgaaacgTATAGTACATCACAAAGAAGTAAAAAACAACGCAGTGGAGGCTGACGCAACGCTTTCACAAATTCAATAACAAAAAATCCTGTATTTCCTAAAAGTATAACATAATGTCGCTTGCGCACGATTAATTACGCTGTGTCAATTTATAAGCACAAACTACGTAATTAAATTTAGACTTCGATCGATCCCAATTGCATAACCACTATAGAAAAACCGCACAACTGAGAATTACATTCAATCGGGCCTGTTTATCATGAAGCTCATAGCTACGGGGAAGACAGGGTATAACGTaaacagaagaaagaaaagtacGTGAGAGCTTTAGAAATGTGGGAGAAATGCTCCGCTCCGTAAGCCTTCACGAAATACTCCTCCACTTGAGGATTCCATCTCAAAACAGGATTGTAACTGTATCTTTCTGGTAGATCTTCCATCTGTTGCGCCATTTTTTTCCTTCGAAGTTAAGCCACAGAATGAAACACAAAGAGAGGTGAGAGAaagggagagggagagagaaACCTGGGGTTTAGGGTTTTGGAGAGTGAAGAAGGTTCTGCGAAAGGCTTTGAGAAGACAATCCCTCGCTTTCTTCATTCAAAAAGAGAGAGACAGTGCGAGAGCACGAAGCTGAGTGCCAATGGCGGCAACCGGCGAGCTGGATTGTTATGGTGTGGGCTCTATTATTCAATATTTGGGCCTAAGCCCAATTATTTCTCGTTTTAGCCCAAGATCCCAATTCTTCGTCTCTTAGGCCCAGCTCCCAATTATTTCATTCAAGGAACAACTTATGCGTTGACTTAACGTAATTTTTTCGAGAGTGCAAGGTGTATTTGGCTCAAGGAGTTGTTTGAGGGTGGTTGGAGCTTGGGTGATCGTTGAAGTTGGTCTTTTCAAGTGAATGTTGGTGTTGGATGTCAAAGGTGGAGTTGTTATGGATGACTATCAAAGGTGGTCTTCGTCCTAAATGATCGTTGGAGGTGGATGGTCGAAGTATATGTCACTGGAATTCGTCGTCAAAGAGGGTAGCAATAACTCAATTTTGGTCATGGAAGTGTGACAATATAATCGCAAACAACAATCGTCAGATAGAGTTACTGAAAATATCGATATTGATGGAACTTTTAAAAGAACTGGATGAAAATTGTTACAATTAGTTCATGAAA
This region of Cucumis melo cultivar AY chromosome 7, USDA_Cmelo_AY_1.0, whole genome shotgun sequence genomic DNA includes:
- the LOC103504116 gene encoding rRNA (cytosine-C(5))-methyltransferase NOP2C isoform X1, whose translation is MKKARDCLLKAFRRTFFTLQNPKPQMEDLPERYSYNPVLRWNPQVEEYFVKAYGAEHFSHISKALTRPSCYSCIRVNTLKSTTDTVIEKLSTIVKEMDRPNSEDKTLVGGDVDANGIDLMQSDSQRASIKIEDEKKSVTEKFQHPSISRCQVPGLDYVVFVRGSGPHTIDYGYANGRPPKEVIVSRKCAEAVLRGAQVYVPGVMACSAHVEKGDAVAVSVAVEQPGLDGGWSLGITRGTVVQGLPTDPYHSERNGLYIGQGTTAMSRAGIFRVSGGIAVDMNNRVFKLPSFYDVLEGEIFLQNLPSIVTAHALDPQKGERILDMCAAPGGKTTAIAILMKDEGEVIAADRSHNKVMDIQKLAAEMGLSCIVTYKLDALKSVNRNGDSCKGTSSVCIDANDGVVNNVSNSMNLNNVEPSSVTEVSEVDKTKMQNAKQKKNGWRPRNGPGRNQCMGGRAENSRGFAPNSFDRVLLDAPCSALGLRPRLFAGEETIASLRNHAKYQRRMFDQAVQLVRPGGVIVYSTCTINPGENEALVRYALDKYKFLTLAPQHPRIGGPGLVGHFEFADHFVEEWLRPGEEHLVQRFDPSSPLDTIGFFIAKFSVGAKDFEQ
- the LOC103504116 gene encoding rRNA (cytosine-C(5))-methyltransferase NOP2C isoform X2 produces the protein MKKARDCLLKAFRRTFFTLQNPKPQMEDLPERYSYNPVLRWNPQVEEYFVKAYGAEHFSHISKALTRPSCYSCIRVNTLKSTTDTVIEKLSTIVKEMDRPNSEDKTLVGGDVDANGIDLMQSDSQRASIKIEDEKKSVTEKFQHPSISRCQVPGLDYVVFVRGSGPHTIDYGYANGRPPKEVIVSRKCAEAVLRGAQVYVPGVMACSAHVEKGDAVAVSVAVEQPGLDGGWSLGITRGTVVQGLPTDPYHSERNGLYIGQGTTAMSRAGIFRVSGGIAVDMNNRVFKLPSFYDVLEGEIFLQNLPSIVTAHALDPQKGERILDMCAAPGGKTTAIAILMKDEGEVIAADRSHNKVMDIQKLAAEMGLSCIVTYKLDALKSVNRNGDSCKGTSSVCIDANDGVVNNVSNSMNLNNVEPSSVTEVSEVDKTKMQNAKQKKNGWRPRNGPGRNQCMGGRAENSRGFAPNSFDRVLLDAPCSALGLRPRLFAGEMLVEYVIGLSKVQAGGNLRIIIY